A stretch of the Halomonas sp. BDJS001 genome encodes the following:
- the trmD gene encoding tRNA (guanosine(37)-N1)-methyltransferase TrmD, giving the protein MWIGVVSLFPEMFDALTQQGVVGRAVEKQRIALEFWNPRDYATDRHRSVDDRPYGGGPGMLMKVDTLRAAIFAARERAQQATGLKPTVIYLSPQGRKLDQQGVQALASAGPLVVVAGRYEGIDERVVESDIDEEWSIGDYVLSGGELPAMVLIDAAARLIPGVLGHQDSAIEDSFNDGLLDCPHYTRPEVIDGRQVPDVLLSGNHAAIKRWRLKQSLGRTWQRRPDLLEGRTLDVEQRKLLNEFIEEHALPTK; this is encoded by the coding sequence ATGTGGATTGGTGTAGTCTCGTTGTTTCCCGAGATGTTTGACGCGCTAACCCAACAGGGCGTGGTCGGCAGAGCGGTAGAGAAACAGCGTATTGCACTGGAATTTTGGAACCCGCGGGATTACGCCACTGACCGCCACCGCAGCGTCGATGACCGCCCCTATGGTGGTGGTCCAGGCATGTTGATGAAAGTCGACACCCTGCGCGCAGCGATCTTTGCGGCCCGGGAGCGGGCGCAGCAAGCCACCGGCTTAAAGCCGACGGTGATCTACCTTTCGCCCCAGGGGCGTAAGCTGGATCAGCAGGGCGTTCAAGCACTGGCATCCGCCGGGCCTTTAGTGGTCGTGGCAGGGCGCTATGAAGGCATTGATGAACGCGTGGTGGAGAGTGACATTGATGAAGAGTGGTCGATTGGTGACTATGTGCTGAGCGGCGGTGAGCTGCCGGCGATGGTGCTGATCGATGCAGCGGCAAGGCTGATTCCCGGTGTACTGGGTCATCAGGATTCCGCTATCGAAGACTCGTTTAATGACGGTCTGTTAGACTGCCCGCACTATACCCGTCCAGAAGTCATCGACGGGCGCCAGGTGCCGGATGTGCTGTTAAGCGGTAATCATGCAGCCATCAAACGCTGGCGATTAAAGCAGTCATTAGGCCGGACATGGCAGCGCCGTCCAGACCTGTTGGAAGGGCGCACGTTAGATGTCGAACAGCGCAAGCTGTTGAACGAGTTTATCGAAGAACACGCTCTGCCTACTAAGTAG